The DNA region CAATTGAAGTCGGAAGGCTCTACTGTGTTTATGGGATGTCGCTATCATCGGGGATTCCGTTGTATTTGCTCTGCGAGAACGAGAGAGATTGGTATCCTGTCCCCCACTACGCGGTGTTTTTTGAAGTAGTTGATAACACCTTGCCAAGTGATTGGGTGTACGTCGAAGATTCTTACAACCTTGGGCGATATGCCTTGCTGCCCAAGGCATGGGCTTCGGATCCTTGCTTTCTTGAAAAGCTAGTTGATGGCGACCTGATGGCAGTTGCGGCATTCAGTGATATCAAAGAAAACTACGGACGTTAAAAGCGACCGGGGGACATCGGCTGTCTTATCTCTTGTCAATAGCGAGTGACGGCTCGCTCCATTTTTCGTTGTTTCGGACCATCAGGTTCAACGTGACGACAAGCTTGCGTATGACGGCCACCAGGGCGGCATCCGATCGGGGGACATCCTGCCGACGGCGGCGGGTGGCACTGCTGGGGCGGCGGGTGGCACTGCTGGGGTGCCACTGTCTGGCTTGCCAGCAGTGAGAAGCGGAGACTCACTTTCCATTCCGGACGAGGCGAACTTCACATGACTCCCAAGAAACGAAAAAGGTGTCAGGAACCTTTGTTGAACGAGTCAACGGAATTGGGGACACCGAGTCGCTCTCCACCGCGTTCCAGCAGCAGGGCGGCAGGTGGCACTGCTAGGGTGCCACTGTCTGGCTTGCCAGCAGTGAGAAGCGGAGACTCACTTTCCATTCCGGACGAGGCGACCTCGGCGTAACTCCCACGAACTTGCCGACGCCGCGGTCGAAGAGCTTTCTGAGTCGTGGTCGAAGACCAAGTACGAGCTGGGGGGCAGCGGGGTCGAGGACGACACCACCACTTTCATCCAGGTCGGCCTGGAGACCGGCTCGTACAGCAAGGAGACCAGCCGCGGCGTGGTCTCGATAGCGAACGACGTGGTCACGACCGCGGCGATGGACGTGGCGTTCGAGACGGCGGGTGGCACTGCTGGGGTGCCGCTGCTGGCTCGGCGGGTGGCACTGCTGGGGGTGCCACTGTCTGGCTTGCCAGCAGTGAGAAGCGGAGACTCACTTTCCATTCCGGACGAGGCGAACTTCACGTGACTCCCAAGAGTCGGCCGACCTAGCGGCACGCGATCGTTCCAACTTATGTCGCCGCTTTGTCGTTGAATGCCGCCACACGATCGGGGAGAATGCGTCAGAAAGGGCAACGAAAAGGGGACATTCTACTTTTTCAAAACGTAGAATGTCCCCTTTTCGTTGCCCCCCTTTTCGTAGCCCACCGAGACCAACGGGCTCGCGACCCGCGGCTGGTTTGAGGCAACGAGCCTCCGGTCTACGTCCGACGGCACGAAGCAACGCGACCTGTGGAACGAGATTACCCCGGAAGGGGGACCGTCTTACGTATGGGAAGAAACCCGCCGCGACTCTGGGACGACGAAAACGGTCTTCGTCGACGAACCGGGAACTTACTTCGACTTCGTCGATAGCAACGGGGCGACCCAGCGGTCGCAGACGGGCAAGTACACGACGGTCGAATCGACGACCACCTACGGCTCCACCGACGTCGATGTTCCCGATTATTCGCTCGACATTCAGGTTGCGAACAGCAGTCCGAATTCTGTCGCGCCAGGGCAGACCGGCCACGGCGTCTATGCCACCGAGACCCGGCGGACGATCGAGCACGTCGATGAGACCACCACAACAGTTTACTACTCCCCCGAAGAAACCAGAACGCTCAGCAAAGAAGTCCGTGGATGGGACCACCGTCGCGTCGCGATCGATCACACCTTCGTGAGCGACCTAGCGGAAGGAGTGTTTGTCGGCTCGAGCCAGCGGCTGGTGCGCGACTTTAGGCTCGACGAGTCGGACCCAGACGGGAGCTTTGACACGCTCGAGATCAACGGTTCGATCCGCGTCCGGGAGGGCACGCAGCCGTTCCAGATCACCCTCTTCTACGGCGACAGCGGCGAGTTCGAGGGAGAAACGATCGCGTCGAACTGGGCCTTCGACCCGGCGCTCCCCACCACCCTCGTCCTGAGCCCGGGGGTCACCCAGTACGGCTCGACCGGCGAGCGCGACCCATCCGCCACGTTTGCCCCGCCGCCGCCGCCAACGCCGATCGGGGCGGGGGTGACGAACCCGGGCGTCTTTGAGGCGTTCGCCGGTGGGCTAGGCCAAGGGGCTGCCAATGTCTGGAACTCCTCCAAGCTGTGGGACAACAGCGACGTAGCTGACACGTACGGTCTGCTGCGTGAGCAAGGCAGCGGCGTGCTGGGCGCGGCGGCCGGGGCTTTCGGGGGGTCGGTTGGGGAGCAGATCGGCGTCGGGCGCGTCGAGGACGCATGGTCTGGGCGGACCTCGATTGCGGAAGGCAATGAGCGTTTGTCGGCCGGTTCGCGGCTCTGGCGGGGCAGCACGGGGCTATTGCAGGTCGGGCTGACAGCCGCGCCCGGCGCCAAGGCCGCTACCCCCGCCATCAAGGTCGCAACCAAAGAAGGCCTGCGAGCCGGACTGAAACATGGCGCCGGTCAGGCAAGCGCAGCGCTGAACAGGGCCGGCAGCGCCATTCAACAAGCCGGCCGCGCCGTGTACGGCAAGCTGGACGACCTTGTAAAGAACTTCCGCCAGCCGCCGAAGCCGGATACAATCGGAGGACCAAAGGCGCCCGGCGGCGCCGCGCCGCAGGCGGCGGAAGTGGTGGCGCCCAAATACAAGTTCAACAACGGCGGCTGCTTCGTCGCGGGCACACCGATTCATGTGGCCGCACTGCCTGTCGCAAGTTCTTCTCTTGTGCCGGCATCGGCGTCAGCTTTCTCATCTGACGGCGACAGCGCCACCGCCGTACCGCTTCAAATAGCGATCGAAGACGTGCCGCTCGGCGCCCGTGTCGATTCTACGAACCCAGAGCTTGCCGGCCTGCCAAGCTTCCCCGAGTGGCCCGAAGGCGACCGGTGGGTTGTGGTGCGACTCCGTATTCAGAACTTCGAAGGCAAGCGGGTCGAGGCGCAGTTGCTGCGTCCCGCTTGGTGGGCCGAGTCGATGAGTGTCGGCGACTTGTTGCCGATCTACGCCAGCGGGCTAGAGGTTCGCGGCCACGCCCGCGTGCTCGCCATCGAAGCGGCGGTCACGCCCGCGGAAGGACCGGGCAATCGTGTCACGGGGCGTTTTATTACCCGGGGCGTCGAGTCGATCTGCGGGATCACGCTGAACAACGGCGAGCATCTTAAGGGGACTCCCACCCACCCATTCTGGGCCGCGAGCCGCGGCGAGTTCGTGCCGATGGGCGAACTGGCGCCGGGCGACCAATTGCTGACGGACTCGGGCTTGATCGAGGTGCTGGCCGTGTCGGTTCGCGCGGCCCACACCACTGTCTACAATATCGAAGTCGAGAACGAGCACGTGTACCAGATCGGCTTGGCCGGCGTGCTCGTTCACAATGTCGATCCAGACTGCTTGGTGCAGATTGATGTACCAAGAACGAACGCGGACCAAGTAGGGTCATATACTAACACGCATGCAAGCGGCTCAACATATTCGGGCAAAGGAACGCGGGACCGCTCGCAACAGTCTGGGCGGAGGATTGCTGGCCAGTACGGCGATCAACATATTGCGACAGACTTTTCGCCGGCCGAGAATGTCAGAGAAGCATTCAAGCAGGAGTCTCGCCGCATTGACGCTCAGGGTGGCGTTCTTGATCCGTCCAACTACAATCAGATCGAATCGCCGGGACGTCGATTTCGCATCGAAGATGGCGAGCTATTCCTATGAGCGACTTTCCAACAGTCGATGAGCTGATTGTCGCGATGCTCTCTGGATTAGAAAGTGTCGAAGTAGAACACGCTGAGCTGACGGACACCGAGGTTCGCGAGAGTATTCACCTCGTACTCAACTACTTTTTTGTGCAAGGGAGGAACGACCGCCCACCGCCCACCACATACCTCATGTTCTCGCGAAAGGGTGATGCGGCGGTTTCGGCAGTCATTCAAGCATTTCTGTCAGATGTTAAGTCGATTCCAGGCATTGAGCAGTGTCCAACTGGTCAGGTCCGCCTGGACATGCTCCAGAACCCCACACTTGCGAGTTCTCAGAACCGCATTTACGATGAATTCATTGGGCACACCGATAGGCCCATAGTTCAGCAAGTCCTTCCGGATTTTCTTTATGAGCCTAAGTACGGCGCATAGGCCGTCAATATCGTGTCCATGAGGCAGTGAGGTGCGTCGTGGATCTGGATTCGGTGAACGCGACCAGACAAGCTTTAAGACAGATTGAGCAAAATGGCTCCGACCTCAGCAAGCCCTTGCTGATGGACTTCTTTGTCGCTGTTCCATCACACTCGGCAGGAGTCGCGGTAGCAAAGTCTGCGGCGACACTGGGCTTTACAGCATGCGTGGAAGCTGATGAAACTAGCGGTGAGTGGACTTGCTACTGTACAATCACAATAATTCCTGAGCTCTCAACGGTAACTAAGCTTGAGAAAAGGTTAGACATGCTAGGCCGCTCTGTAGGTGGCACGGCCGATGGATTTGGCACGTTTGGAAATGCCCTGAAGTCGGACGAAAAACGGCGTCAAGGCTCTGTAGAACACCCATGTGACAAAAAAGGTGGCAAGAACGAATGCCATTAACATTCCCCTAACTCCTTACCCCAACAGCGTTTGCTTGAGCACACGGCGTGGCTTCTTCATCAACGGGCGCCCTTTGGGGCGTCGTTTGCAGACGCGGGGTTCGTAGCGGCCGGGGCGGAGTGGGTTGCCCACGAGGACGGAGAGTTCGGCGGCAGGTGGCACTGCTAGGGTGCCACTGTCTGGCTTGCCAGCAGTGAGAAGCGGAGACTCACTTTCCATTCCGGCCGCAGCGACCTCGGCGTAACCCCCACGAACTTGCCGACGCCGCGGTCGAAGAGCTTTCTGAGTCGTGGTCGAAGAGCAAGTACGAGCCGGGGGGCAGCGGGGTCGAGGACGACACCACCACTTTCATCCAGATCGGCCTGGAGACCGGCTCGTACAGCAAGGAGACCAGCCGCGGCGTGGTCTCGATAGCGAACGACGTGGTCACGACCGCGGCGATGGACGTGGCGTTCGAGACGCTCTCAGAAGTCGCCGACGCACTGCGGGTCCGCTCGATCACCCGGTCGAGCGAGACGGCCGGCGCCAAGACCACCGCCGTGGTGAGCGCCTCGACGTACGACGCGCTGACGACCGCCGGCAGCGCGTCGGATGGGGAGGGCGTATCGACGCGGTCGGGCGGCGTGGCGTCGAGCAAGCTGGACGTAGAGAGCGTGCAGACCACGGGCGTCCGCCAGTCGTCCAAGACCAACGCCCACATCACGACGACCACGCCGGGCGTGCTGACGCGGACCGAAGCGCTGGAGTCCCGCACCACGACCAAGGCCTCGACAGGCAGCAGCTCCGTGGGTCCGGTGACCAGCGGGCCGGCCGGGACCGCCTCGTCGATGGTTGTCACGACATCGGCTTCCGGCGTGGCGACCGACGCCACGAAGTGGAGCGACACGCACCGTGAAACCGACGACGGCAAGGTAACCGTCACCGCCGAAACTGGCGAGCGGACAAACACATCGAGCAGCAGCCGCAGCGCCAGCCTCGACGTCGTCACAGCCCCGGACGGTGGCTCGCGTAGCGATGGGTCGTTTGACGTAGCCAGCAGCAACGCCCAAAAACTCGACACCCGCACCGACTACATCTACCCCACCGACAGCGGCCGCACGAAGACCCGCACGAGCCGTGGCCACATTGACCAGAGCGAAACTGTCAGCGGCACCGGCTCGCTGCGGGACGAGAACGGCGCGACGACGGTGGAGCTGGACGGCGAGCCGGCGGTGACGCGGACAGGGGGGTACGAGTTCGGGGATGAGGCGTCGAGCACCAAGAGCACGCCCGGCGCGGGCGACGGCGAAGGTTCGGTTGAGCGGTCGAAGCGGACCGAGTCGCTGGCGGGGGGCTTCGGCAAGCCCGAGAAGGCAGAGATACTCGACGAGTCCCTGCTCCGGGAGCTGGATGGCCCGGCCCGGACGTACGTCGACGACCAAGGACGCACGGTGACCCTCACCAGCACGGACGAGGGGGAGGGCCGCGTCACCCAGTCGGTCCTCCGCGAGTGGGACCGGCGGAATGAGACATCCTGGTCGACGATCGCGCCCTACGTCAACGACGATGGCGAGCCCGGCTGGGAAACGCACGAGACCTACAGCCGCGATACCGACACCGGACGAGAGTCGGCGACGACGAAGATCAAAGGCGACCTCCGGACGCTGGACCTCGAGTCCACCAGCCGCTTTGAACACGCCGACGGCAGGATCGATCGCTTCGAAACCTACCAAGCTGCCACGCAAGACAAAGCACAACGCTACGAGTTGATCGAGGATTCGACTGAGAACTACCTCATCCGCGGCTTCGTCTCGACGTACGACGCCGAGCACACCGAGACCAACGGGCTCGCGACCCTCGGCCGGTTTGAAGCCCAGAGCCTCCGGTCTACGTCCGACGGCACGAAGCAACGCGACCTGTGGAACGAGATTACCCCGGAAGGGGGACCGTCTTACGTATGGGAAGAAACCCGCCGCGACTCTGGGACGACGAAAACGGTCTTCGTCGACGAACCGGGAACTTACTTCGACTTCGTCGATAGCAACGGGGCGACCCAGCGGTCGCAGACGGGCAAGTACACGACGGTCGAATCGACGACCACCTACGGCTCCACCGACGTCGATGTTCCCGATTATTCGCTCGACATTCAGGTTGCGCATCACCCTTATTTAGTAAATGGTGTTAGTAGTGGAATTGGCCACGGAACCGACACTCGCGAGGTCCGGCGGACGATCGAGCACGTCGATGAGACAACCACGACGGTCCGCTACTCCCCGGAAGAGACTAGAACGCTCAGCAAGGAAGTCCGTGGATGGGACCACCGTCGCGTCGCGATCGATCACACCTTCGTGAGCGACCTAGCGGAAGGAGTGTTTGTCGGCTCGAGCCAGCGGCTGGTGCGCGACTTTAGGCTCGACGAGTCGGACCCTGACGCGAGCTATGACATTCTCGACATCCACGTTTCGATCAATGTCCGGGAAGGCGTCACGCCGTTTCAGGTCACCCTTCTCCACGGCGACGGCGGCGAGTTTGAGGGAGAATGGATCGAGTCGAACTGGGACTTCGACCCGTCGCTACCCACCAACCTCGTCCTGGGCCCCGGCGTCACACAGTACGGCTCGACCGGCGAGCGAGACCCATCCGCCACGTTTGCCCCGCCACCGCCACCGACGCCGATCGGGGCGGGGGTGACGAACCCGGGCATCCTCGAAGCATTTGTCGGCGGGCTGGCGTTTGGCGCCGTGGAACTGGCAAACGCTGCTCCTCTGATCGACCTCGACGAAACCGCCAATCGGCTGGCCGATCGGGCCGGCGTTCCGGAATCGACCCGCACGCAAACCCGTATTGCAGCGAACGTAGGCGTCGGCGCCGGCCTTACGGTGTTTGGCGGCGGCGCGAACTGGCTGGCACGCGGGGTAGCGCTCGCCGACCGCGCTGAGGAGCTAGGCGACCGAGTTGAACTAGCGGGGGACATCGTCCAGAATGGCTTCACGACCCAGAACACCGTGTCGCTGATGCTGGAGGCGGCCGGCGTGGGGCCGAGCGTGGCGCGCCGCGCCACCGACGCCGTTCAGGATGCGGGCGCCAAGACCCGTCGACAACTCAACGCGGCCCAAGCGGAGGTAGACGCCCCTCGCAATAAGCAGCCGGAAGTCAATAGTCCCTGCGGCGCCGGGGGGGCGCTCGGCCACCTGCACGTCGCGGCCGCGACAGGGGGCGGGGACTGCAACGTCCCACCCCGCCCCAACGCGCCCAGCGGCGCCGGGGCGCCGCAAGCGGCGGAGGTTGTTGCCCCAAAGCACCCGGATGATACCTTCTCGATCACCGAGCAGGGATTTCGAGATTACCCAGAAGGCGTACCTCGTCCTGAGGGACCATTCCGATTACTTGATGGCGATGAGTACGACGCAGCCCGGAAGGCAGCAAATAACGCCAACCGCAAGATTCGTCGTGACCAAGGCTTAGTTGGCCAGAAAGTGGACGTTCACGAATTGAAGCCAGTAAAGTTCAACGGATCGCCAACCGACCCGGCAAACAAGGCGATTCTTGATCGAGACCTCCATCGCAAGGAAGTCACGCCTTGGTGGAACCGACTACAGAACAACATAGAAAACGGCGGAGGTGGTTGAGTGGGTGATAGCCAAGATGCTCTGCTGAGCGAGTTCGTCAGCACCAATCCGAGCAGCGAAGAGGACGTTCTTGCTGCCGAGAAGGCGTTCGGTGTCACGCTGCCTCAAGACTATCGCTCGTTCCTTCTGGGCCGTGGTGGCGGGGAAGGATTCCTTGGAGAGCAATACCTGATTCTCTGGAATGCGGATCAGATTGTCCCGTACAACGCTGATTACGAAGCAGAAACCTACGCACCTGGGTTGTTGATTTTTGGGTCGAGTGGAGGAGGCGAGGGCTTCGCTTTCGATCTCAGGAAGCAATGCAACGACATTGTCGCTGTCCCCTTCATCGGCATGAGCTTGAAAGACGCCAAGAGCATCGCTCCTTCTTTCACCGACTTCCTTGAGAAGCTGAGCCAGCCCGATGCCGAGCTATTCTGACATTCGTAGAAGCGACCCGCGGACCCGTGGGATGGAGGTCTTCGAGATAACACCAATCATCGTTGGTGGTGATCCAACCGATCCTAAGAACAAGACTCTGCTCACCCGAGAGCAGCATATTGAAGCGGTGCGATATTGGAACGGCGTCATCGCCGACCTAAGAAAACGTCAGGGCAAGCGTAACTGAGCCAATCGGGCCTCAAGCCATCTCCGGCGGGTGGCACTGCTGGGGTGCCACTGTCTGGCTTGCCAGCAGTGCGAAGCGGGGACCCACCTACCATTCCGGCGGACGCCAACTCAAGGTGGCTTACGAACCGTTGCCAGAGTTCTCGTCGAATCCGGAGGCCGATCGATCCGCGGGAAACTCATTTAACACACCTCCCTTGCCAGCGGTCCGCTTCGAGCGATCTGGCCCATCATTCCCCGCCATTCTCGTAGCAAATAGCCACCCGCTGTGAGACAATCTCCCACGGCTAGCGGCACGCGGCCCGGGGAGTCCCCGGGCAGATGCGGCCGGCGACGCATGCGCGTTAGGGTTTGCAGCGGAGGGTGTTTTGGATGTCTGGAAGTTGCGCCCACATTTGTCCCGCAGGTGTCCACTTCGGGGGGCCCGGTGTCCCGCAGCGGGACACAAAATCCCTGCTGGCGGGTCGAGAACCCCCGCCATCGTGGGGGTGGGTCGGAGTCGTAGGTCGCGTTTCGCGGGGGTTTCGAGCGATCGGGGGGTTATGACCGAAAACGAGATTGGGGGGGGGGCGGGGGACAAAAGGACAGAAGTCAAAACGGCGATCCGCTTGCGATGCGAACGAATCAACCCACTACGGACCGCAACCGCACAAGCAGCACGCGGGCAGTCTCCAGGTCCAAGGCATCGACCGCGAGCGCCTCGACCAGCAACGCGTCGTCCAGGTGCTCGTCGAGCTTGCGGGTCTGCTTCGTCGGCAGGCGTGCGGCCAGGCGAACCGGGTCGAGCGACAACGCATCGACGCCCGCCAAACGACGGGCCGAGTCTGCGGCGCTGGCGGAGAGCTCGACCGCGATCTTGTGGTCGGCGGAGACGAGCCTCGCCGCGTCGGCGATCAAGCAGAGCGTGCGTTGGGCCTTAGTTCCGGTCCAGGTGAACCACAAGCAGGAGGACGGCGACAGCGGAACCAACGAGCGCCGATCGATCCCCGCCTCGCGGGCGGTGAGGCGGGCATCGGTCAGCAGCCGGGCGCCGGTGGAGTTCAAATACCCGCAGGGGCGGTCGTCCAGCAGCACCCGCCGCATGGCGTCGCGCACCCGCGGGTGGACCTCGCCGCCGCCGCTGGTGAACATCGGGGGCTTGCTCCCCTTCGCGGGGCGGACGACCACGACCCGCCGCTCGTCCTCGATCGCGACCACCCGCCAGCGCCGCTCGGCGAGCAGGAAGCAGTCGTCCAGGTTCGGCAGGTCCGAGGCGGGGAGCAGGCCGATCAGCGAGCTGCCGTGATAAACGCCGTAGTCGTCGGAAGCCGCCGAACGCGCTGTAGAAGGAGTAGTGTCCGGTGAGCTGCTCCCCCTTGGGCGCCAGGATCAGGTCGCCCCCTTCCATCTGCTCGATCAGCCCGCGCTCCCCCAAGCTCCGCAGCACGCCGGCGAACAGCCGCGAGTCGATCGCCCGGAAGGCGCCCCGCTTGCACTACGCGTCGTACAGCCCGCCGGCGGGCCGGCCCCCGGTTTCGACGTCGGCCTGCTGGAGCACGCGTGCGTGCTTGGCTGCGGCCCGTCCATCTCTTCGACGCTTCCGCGTCCAACTGGCTGGCGCCCCCACCGCCTCCACAGGCAGCCGCAAGACGCCCAAGCGTCCGTTAGCTGAAAGGGGCCAGTAGTCCCTCAGGGAGGTCCCTTCACGCGTGTGGGTGAGCATGCCAGCCGTACTTCACGCCCCGACCCCAGCGCCCAACGGGCCCGACCCAGCCGCACGACGCTCCGCGTCCCTGGGGCTGCAGTGGCCGGGAGGCGCCTAGCAATCCCACCCCCAGCAAAACACACCGCACTCGACCGCTGCTAGACTGAACGCAGCGCTCGGCATCGCGAGCCGAAGTACGCGA from Pirellulimonas nuda includes:
- a CDS encoding ribonuclease E inhibitor RraB, encoding MNATRQALRQIEQNGSDLSKPLLMDFFVAVPSHSAGVAVAKSAATLGFTACVEADETSGEWTCYCTITIIPELSTVTKLEKRLDMLGRSVGGTADGFGTFGNALKSDEKRRQGSVEHPCDKKGGKNECH
- a CDS encoding SMI1/KNR4 family protein; the encoded protein is MGDSQDALLSEFVSTNPSSEEDVLAAEKAFGVTLPQDYRSFLLGRGGGEGFLGEQYLILWNADQIVPYNADYEAETYAPGLLIFGSSGGGEGFAFDLRKQCNDIVAVPFIGMSLKDAKSIAPSFTDFLEKLSQPDAELF
- a CDS encoding Hint domain-containing protein; translation: MSDLAEGVFVGSSQRLVRDFRLDESDPDGSFDTLEINGSIRVREGTQPFQITLFYGDSGEFEGETIASNWAFDPALPTTLVLSPGVTQYGSTGERDPSATFAPPPPPTPIGAGVTNPGVFEAFAGGLGQGAANVWNSSKLWDNSDVADTYGLLREQGSGVLGAAAGAFGGSVGEQIGVGRVEDAWSGRTSIAEGNERLSAGSRLWRGSTGLLQVGLTAAPGAKAATPAIKVATKEGLRAGLKHGAGQASAALNRAGSAIQQAGRAVYGKLDDLVKNFRQPPKPDTIGGPKAPGGAAPQAAEVVAPKYKFNNGGCFVAGTPIHVAALPVASSSLVPASASAFSSDGDSATAVPLQIAIEDVPLGARVDSTNPELAGLPSFPEWPEGDRWVVVRLRIQNFEGKRVEAQLLRPAWWAESMSVGDLLPIYASGLEVRGHARVLAIEAAVTPAEGPGNRVTGRFITRGVESICGITLNNGEHLKGTPTHPFWAASRGEFVPMGELAPGDQLLTDSGLIEVLAVSVRAAHTTVYNIEVENEHVYQIGLAGVLVHNVDPDCLVQIDVPRTNADQVGSYTNTHASGSTYSGKGTRDRSQQSGRRIAGQYGDQHIATDFSPAENVREAFKQESRRIDAQGGVLDPSNYNQIESPGRRFRIEDGELFL